The region CATAACagactagtcttcagaactggatTCCTTTCCAGATTCTTCTACACTCTCCTCTTCACTCTCATCAGACCCTTCTTCCTCTCCATTGCTCCCATCCTGAGCAGCAGTAGCAGCAACACTTTGCTCACCTCCTTGGCATTCTTCTTCTTGCAGCTTGAGAAGCAAAGCATCaaccttgagcttcctggcagtgctcaccctaATTGTCTCCTacaaagccttggagacttcctgtAATTTAGCAATGATGGCATGAGTtccagattcagtcacaggaggagcaTATGTCCTGCTGGTTGGCATGGCAATGTCTaggacatgtggctccataaacaagcgttgatccaaggtgattggaactccacgagacatagccacttCATCAGCCCTGAGTATCTGAGGATGCTGGTTGAGAATGATCTCCAGGCAACTCCACATCACAAGTATCAGCATACTTCAATGTCTGCTAAAAAACAAAAGCACCAAAATCAAatgcaatagacttgccaatcctatagatcaatttggcaagggtagcagaaacaccagaggtatgctgagtaggaacccaattcacagcaccaatcctgttaaggattgcATATTTCACACTGAGATTCCCAGTAGACAACAATTTCTTGtgaggccacttcttcacatgaccaGCAGTAAGTTCCTTGGCAATAGCATCCATGGACACGTCTTCATCagcaaattcaatagcacttcttccaagtgcttgattgattaTAGCAAGTGAGAACACAGCACATTCAGCCATCACAaagactttcctgaattcatcaCTCTCAGGAAGTCCAACATCCACAGAGAGATTTACCAAGaattctctcacaagcttctcatagcaccttccaacattctgaatagtctttatcagacctgctttctcaaaaAGAATAATAATATCTTTacactcaagaacatcaggaccaacttccctttccttggtcATTcttctcttgcaaacaaacttccacttctgaacactcTCTTCTAAGTGAAAAGATACCCTATCAATGGGAACAAcaggaacattttgaggaatacgcttaccagaatatttctttttctcagaaggtcgaatgtcctggacatcggcttcagcatctgactcagagtcttcaacatcaactggaatatttcttttcttcttctgactAGGATTCTTGATaaccttttgctttcccttacctTTCACAGTCGCTTGTCTAGACTTGTAAGTCACAGGAGAGGATTTGGATCTCTTTGGCGGAGTAGGAGTGACAACGCTATCAGGAATGGACTTAGCCAggggaacatcatcagaatcatcatcagagatgtcctgaacaggGGCTGGAGCCTGGgttggctcttcagaattggtATCCTCAGAATTgccattctttggatcagcatccttcgAAGAGGATGAAACAGAAGTATCAGGTTGGGTAGCATCGCCTGAGTCTTCATGAGAAGTGAATCCTTTCCAAGATTTTCTTGATCATAAATTTCCTTAGACCTAGATGTCTCAACATCGAGCACAACATCAGGAGAcgatttcacaggagaatcttcatcattgatttcctcttcatcagaaacATCCTCATAGTGAGGAACATTTGTGGGTTCTTTGTTCTGAACCTTGGACATGTAGGTCTTTCTTGCTGGGTTTCTTGTCTTCGTCTTCCCAGGAGCTTTCTttgacacagaagatggttgagaagaaccactcttcaaacccatgcaTTTAACTCCTTTAGcaattctttcaatcttttcctTGACAGAGTcattctttcctgaactttgagacatgatgaaacGAGAGCAAACACAAACAGAGCACAGAACGATGAAGGAGAATTGAAAATGAGAGACAATGAGACtagaagaagatagatgcacaagcggttgaggaAACACAATTTGCccattggaggtagttatagggtGAGTGAGCCATAAAGTaaccttctctctgctgatgccacaacggcagttaatgatgatcaaggataaactagccgttaacacgATGTGGCACGCTAATTACTATGCCTAAAAAAGGCAAATCCatagatttcctcttaatttttcaaaagtgattgcatcaaggggttttgtgaaaatatcagccaattgcttgtcagttgtaacatgctccaaattgacaattttatcctccaccaagtctctaataaaatgatgtttaatatcaatatgcttggtcctgctatgctgtatgggattcttggaaatattgatagcactgagattgtcgcagtacaatgtcatgacatcctgttcaacatcatactccttcagcatttgcttcatccacatgagttgagtacaactacttcctgctgcaatatactctgcttcagctgtagacaatgagacacagttctgcttcttgctaaaccatgaaatcaaattattccctaagaAGAAACACCCACCAAATGTGCTTTTtatatcatctgcactacctgcccaatctgcatcacataatccaactaaagaggaatttgtatcatgagtatagagaataccatagtcacttgtgccactgatgtacttgataattctcttgacttatAGCAGATGACTTGCCTTAGGAGCGGCTTGATATCATGCACACACCAACATCAAAGGTGATATTTGGTCTGCTAGCAAAaggtacaacaagcttccaatcatgcttctatagagactttgatcaacatcttctccttgctcttCCTTGGATaatttgatgtgtgtagcagcaggagttctcttgtgaccagccttttcaaggccaaacttcttgactaagcctttagcatacttactctgtgatatgaacatagaatcctccatttgtttgacatGTAGCCCTaggaaataattcaattcaccaactaagctcatctcaaattcagatttcatttgtcggacgaaatacTCCACCAtcgagttcgacattcctccaaaaataatgtcatccacataaatctgtgctatcatgagcttacctttgtcattcttcacaaacagagtcttatcaattccacccttacagtaaccattgcttacaagaaacTCAGTTAACTTTTCATAcaaagccctaggtgcttgcttcaacccATACAAGGCTTTCCCTAGTTTGTACACATggtctggatgatgtggatctatgAATCCTTTAGGTTgctcaacataaacttcttcactcaaatagccattcagaaaagcactcttcacatccatctgatagagtctgaacttcaaaagacaagcaaaacctaacaagagtcttatagattccagtctagctactggtaCAAAGGTCTCATCTAAATCAaccccttctatctgagtatatccttgagcaactagccttcctttgttccttgtgactgttccagtttcatctgatttgttcttgaagatccacttggtgccaatgatgtttacttcttcaggtctaggcactaactcccacacttcatttctcctgaactgctctagctcttcttgcatagcatttatccagtattcatcagtgagagcttcattgacattcttgggttctatcttagagatgaaacaaccatgagcaataagacttctggatctggtagtaaccccttcttgaagattactaatgatgttttcttgaggatgattcttctgaaccctgattgatggagctttgtttgatgggatctctttgtcttcttgttcATCTGCACTTGTCTCAGAATCATTGTCGAGGACGGTTGttggagcatcggctggaacatctgcaccatcatcatcttcattcaaatttgtttcttccttcttacttggttcatcatccacaatcacattcacagattccatcatggtccttgtgcgagaattaaaaactctataagctttgttgttcatagaataccccattaaaatcccttcatcactccttggatcaagcttcctcctaggatcacgatctgtaagaatatagcatttacttccaaatatgtgaaagtattttacagaaggctttctacctttccagagctcatactgtgtagaggatgtccctgccctaaTGGTGACCCTATTGTGTATGTAAcaagcagtactcatagcttcagcccaaaaCTGGTGtgaaatcttcttagcatgtaacattactctagctgattcctggagagttatattttttctttcaacaattccattctgctgtggagtgatgggggcagaaaactcatgattgataccttctgttccacagaactccaaaaAAGTTGAGTTCTCAAACTCcattccatgatcacttctgattctcacaatcacacagttcttctcattctgaagtcttaaacataggttcttgaatatttcaaaagtctctgatttttctctcataaattcaacccatgtataccttgaaaaatcatctacacagacaaacacatatctttttcctcccaagctttcaacctgcatgggacccataagatccatgtgaagcaattccagaacctttgtcgtggtctgatgctggagcatcttgtgtgacactttggtttgttttccaatctgacattcttcacaaagctttccttctcccaagctcaattTGGGCAACcctcttattgcttcatcagcaataaccttttgcatgctcctgtagttgagatgtcctagtctttgatgccatacattcacctcatcttccttGGTTATCAAACATATAGAAACATGAGCCTTTTCCTCtaatgtccacatataacaattgtcttttgatctgactcctctcatcacaattttgtcatcatcagtggtcacaacacattctattttattgaacttcacatcaaacccttggtcacaaagttggcttatgctgatcagatttgcagttaaaccattgacaagtaacacattattcaaattaggagattctgtgctaacaagctttcctactcccttgatctttcctttagctccaaaGTAACATaattggtggagtgacttctgatgtcttgtaagaagctcttgttccctgtcatgtgctttgagcagccactatcaaaataccaatcttcctttgatgatgctctgaaagatgtgtaggctacctgacatctgacttcacccttgggcttccattgcttccttaTCTGAATAGGCTTTGAAGACTTGATATTattgtgcatctgaggatagccatataacttgaaacagtagggctttatatgaccattcctaccacagtagtgacacttccaaggtataGTTTTGCCAAACTTAAGCTGGGGGTTCACATGCTGAGGCACATGTCGGGGCAATGggtctgacaactgataattcctaggcttcttgaattcagtttgttttgtagcagaaacaaatttctttgatccTTTCTGATCTTCTTTGTTTGTTGTCCTGTAGTTAAAGCCAATTCCCTtaaaactccctccttgcttgctagtttctttcagaatttcatcaagcatatcagaaccactgttcagcattctaacagatttgtgagtagcttcaagctttcttgtcagagtttccacttcctcttgaaatcctgcattaatcaacattaggttagccttttccataacatcagcattattaaacttactttgccattcctccagatcttccttcagctttgtgctgagctctttcagcctttcattctgagaaataagttgttctatctcactttgcttttctctcacaagtttacatgcttcttacCACTTGttatgtagcagcttgtaagtctcagccagttcctcatctgagATGTCCTTATCACTTGTCTCAGACTCATAGATGgatccagagaaagcattgactttgtttgcagatatctcctcctcgtcttcagtgtcttcatctgaccaagttaccatcatacctttcttctgcttctttagataggtggtacattcagacctgatgtgaccatatccttcacattcatgacactgcactcctttgttctgaccagatctttcttcttccttggtcttcctctgtgaattagaaaacttgggtttgttgtcgaacttcatgtcctggacattaggcctggttcttttgtcaatctttctcaatgctctgttttttgtttgctagcatagccagagcctcagaaaggttttcaccatcacagtcttcatcatcaccttcatcagtgttagacacaaaagcaatactcttattcttcttttcagactttctactcagtttcaactcaaatgtctgcaaagagccaataagttcatcaaccttcatgttctcaatgtcttgagcctcctcaattgcagtgactttcatagcatgtttctgaggaagagatctcaagatcttccttacaagcttctcatctgacataggttctcccaaagcaaatgaagcattagacaagtcacggacacgcatgtgaaattctgagatagtctcttctttagtcatcatcaaattttcaaattgagtagtaagcatctgaagccttgacatccttactcgagtagttccttcatgtgcagttttcagaatttcccaagcatcatttgccacagtacacgtattgatcagcctaaacatattcttgtcaactccattaaagatagcatttagagcctttgagtttccaagaggagcttcatcttcaacactagTCCATTCCTCTCAGGTTTCTCCACAACAgtggtagaggtgccttcaaccggaggcttagtggggtgcttccaacccttgacaatagctttccaagtcttgttgtcaattgacttgagaaaggatgtcatgcgaaccttccggtagtcatagttagtaccatccagaatgggtggcctattgactgatcctccctccttgttatccatgagaacttgaatcaaactccctggagctcacccaactagaacagggtgcctgctctgataccaattgtaattcaggttccctgtagtacgaatgtcctgcacgatgctgggacaataggttcgaaaatcgcttaacagtaaaacagaaacaacaaaacacaggaattgttaacccagttcagtgaaaaactttcacctacgtctggagggtttgcacccaaagaaaggaaatccactatctcaagattcaggaattacagacactcatgaacacaacagttcatagttcacttcctaatctactcagtgtatttctacttagtatctcaacctaagtatgagagcccctctcactttctctcaatcattgccatagtgattggtgaacacaatcaaaatcagagtttgaaggcaatcaaacacacagaacccttctttgctttatagaatcagtgagcaaagaggattcccaactaacaaaggacaaagcaaaatcaaaaatcctaaaacacttgatctctctctatagCTTCGATAGAtttcaagttttaggtcttcatcctttttatagAATTCAGCAGTGGCAGCATGGGCTCTAAGGTTAGCATGGgttgaagtaacagattgcagcaacagcaattcaaaacgcaatcttgatagatcttgttacttattgcacaagtaaagatagaaaccaatcttttaacaaagattgtttcaacaaataaaaacccataaataaaacccttctggaatagctacttgacCCTCAAGTAACAcagaaaacatatcttcaaatAATCTTCAacgggcccacaacagaaactcaagCTGAGGATTGATGCCCTAGCATCACAGAATCaaatgccacgacatctgcttcgacaattggttgttttgacaaaatgcaagacaacatgtaccaacaTTGCTGCTTCTGAAGTCACTGCTCAGAATGAGAAAACCATTTCGGATCTGAATGAAAACAATTTctctttagttaattctaactctgttcttaaaaatcaaatttctaagttagaagaagttattgcatcTGGTACTTCTGATTATAAGAAtgaaaccaaatatgaaaagtcttttcaaagattcctagctaaaagcgtagatagaagcttgatggcttcaatgatctatagcgttagcagaaatgggatgaatgacattggctattctagacctagTAGGAAaaagcctcctatgcctaagccAAAACCTTTGTATGAACACTTTGTACTTTCTGGTACTTCTATTCCTGAACCATCatcttctgaagttgctccaccACCTATTAAGAAAGGAACATTTACTATGTTAAGATATCATGCTCagattcctttatattatcctgttgaaagacccaaagttgtcagaacttctggggtaactaacaagaaaggacccagaaagtgggtacctaaggagaAGATTGtgtatgttgcagatatccttgatcgctccactgaaacaccaatcatggtatctaaACAGTGGAAGCTCGTGACACATGATAGGTGAAAAGTGTATGTTCCAAGATCTAAAACTTaaacctggaggtgaagttggttttggaggcaacgagaagggtaagatTGTTGGTTCTGGAACCATTGGTGTGGGTAAGAGTTCATGTATTGATAATGTTCTCTTAGTTGATGGTTTAATGCAtaatttattgtcaataagtcaattagctgacaagggttatgacattatttttaatcaaaagtcttgcagggctgtaagtcagatcgatggctctgttatgtttaacagcaagaggcggaacaacatctataagatcaaataatttgagttggaaactcagaaagtaaagttcGTTATTTCTGTTAacgaggagcaatgggtatgacatagacggttagggcatgctaccatgagaaagatttctcaactaagtaagcttgaccttgtcaggggcttacctagtttgaagtattcttcaaatgctctttgtgaagcatgtcagaaaggaaaatttacaaaagtcccctttaaggcaaagaatgttgtttccatctcaaggccgttggaacttatgcatattgacctatttggaccggtgaaaactgagtctatatgtggcaagaaatatgggatggtcatcgttgacgactatagccgctggacatgggtaaaattcttaagacGCAAGGATAAGtcgcattctgtgttctctacctttgttgcccaagtgcaaaacgagaagggttgCAGGATTGTCTGTGctagaagtgatcatggtggagaatttgagaatgaGGATTTTGAGAACCTCTTTGGTACCTATGGGATATCACATggtttctcttgtcctagaaatCCTCAGTAGAATGGAGTAGTGGAAAGAAAGAACAGGacccttcaagagatggctagaactaTGATCCAAGAAACTAATATGGAAAAACACTTCTGGGCCGAGGCAGTAAACAAAGCGTTTTACATTCAAAATAGAATCTCCataagaccaattctgaataagactccttataaattgtggaagaatagaaagcccaacatttcttactttcatccttttggttgtgtttgttatatcttgaatactaaggataaattgcataagtttgattctaagtCTTTGAAATGTTATTTGCTAGAATATTCTGAATGTTCTAAGGGttatagaatttataatattaaatctggaagtattgaagaatctattcatgttagatttgatgacaagcttgactctgacaagtcaaagctagctgaaaagtttgcagatatgagtataacCATTTCTGATAAGGACCAAGATTCAGAAACCAAGGATTCAGAAGCTGATGAACCAGAAGCAactacatcagaagatgctgCTACACTTTTTGATCCAATTCGTCAAAAGAAGAGTAGAGTGATAGCTTCTCATCCTAAAGAATTGATTGTGGGCAATAAAGATGAACCTGTTAGAACCAGATCAGCTTTCAGACCTTCTGAGGAGGCTCTCCTAAGCTTAAAAGGGTTTGGTCTCTCTGATTGAACCAACTtctattgatgaagctcttcaagacaaagattgaattctggctatggaagaagaactgagtCTATTCAcaaagaatgatgtttggaatctTGTCCAGAAACCCAAAGATGtccatgtgattggaaccaagtgggtcttcagaaacaaaatCAACGAGAATTGAGAACTTGTCAGAAACAAGGCTAGACTTGTTTCACAaagctacagtcaacaagaaggcttagattacactgagacctttgctcctgtaacAAGGTTAGAAGCTATAAGGTTGTTGATTTCATTTTATGTTAATCACAACATtgttcttcaccaaa is a window of Lotus japonicus ecotype B-129 chromosome 5, LjGifu_v1.2 DNA encoding:
- the LOC130719536 gene encoding uncharacterized protein LOC130719536 — translated: MSQSSGKNDSVKEKIERIAKGVKCMGLKSGSSQPSSVSKKAPGKTKTRNPARKTYMSKVQNKEPTNVPHYEDVSDEEEINDEDSPVKSSPDVVLDVETSRSKEIYDQENLGKDSLLMKTQDADPKNGNSEDTNSEEPTQAPAPVQDISDDDSDDVPLAKSIPDSVVTPTPPKRSKSSPVTYKSRQATVKGKGKQKLVREFLVNLSVDVGLPESDEFRKVFVMAECAVFSLAIINQALGRSAIEFADEDVSMDAIAKELTAGHVKKWPHKKLLSTGNLSVKYAILNRIGAQTLKYADTCDVELPGDHSQPASSDTQG